Part of the Candidatus Thorarchaeota archaeon genome, ACACAGAGGTCCATTGCGAAGGTGCATCTCTTCACTCAGAGGCCACTCTAGACTCAATCGGAGAGATTCAACTCTGTATAGACTGAGAACTGTCGCAGCTGAGCTGAATACAAGAGTACAAAAGGCAGTTCTCGGGTGTCGCTAGAAACCAGTTATGGCCGAGGGTTGTATCGGTCACTGTGCCCTGAGGACTGAAGAAAATGGCCTTTGTAGCTACGAGAGACTCGAGCTTCCGAATACTACTGAAAGATGGTTTCAAGGTCCGACCTGGATCTGCCTTCTTCTGTGGCTTCCACGGACTCGGCGAAGTGGGCTTCCTAAGTACTGCACATCTGACTCGTGCACTGAATGCTGAGAGGGTGGGTTTCATCAAGAGCGATATGCTCCCGTTGTTTGTTTCGATGGAGAATGGGCGTCTGGCTCTCCCATTTGAGATATACTCACACGAGAAGATGGTCTTTCTCGTTCCGAGATTTCAGCCCCACCAGTCTGAACAGTGGCAGTTCATAGACCAGCTGGCAAAATGGATTGTCGAGCAGGATTTCTCGGAGGTGGTACTCCTTGGAGGACTCGACGCAAGCTTCAAGGAAGACGAGGAGGATATGCGATGCGTGCCGACGACTGCCTATCTCCCCCTTATGCAGAAATGGTCCATTCCACTGCTCGAAGAAGGCCTCTTCGTTGCAGGTCCACTGGCTCTCCTACTTGCCGAGCTCGAGATGCGTGACTATCCTGCGATAGGTCTGCTCACGTATGCTACAAGAGGTCGTCCTGACCCGGGCTCAGCAGCGAAGATGCTGGAGAAGATAAACGAGATCTATGACATCAATGCCAATGTTGACCAGCTTCTAGAGGAAAGCAAAGAGATTGAACGACTCGAGAAGATGAGGAAGTCCATCGAGTCTGACGATAGAACGACTGACATGTTCGTCTAGGCTCTGACGTACCATCCAATGTCGATGAGATTCCTTGCGACCAAGTCCTCTCTGGAGAGTCTGTCCAGTCTTGCGATGTCAACGGAGAGGGCTGCGACTCCAAGGCAGACGCCGTCCTCGTCCTCGACAATCACCCTCTGGTCCCTCACTAGACCCGGTGCCGCTCTCACGACTGATTCTCGCAGAATGCCTCTGCCGTAAGTGAATGCCTCCGCGCCCCTCTTGGAAACCACTATCTTACTCTTGGTGGACGTGGCAATCCGTTCAGCAGCACAAATGCTGAGTTTCAATTGACCGTCAGCGAGGTCT contains:
- a CDS encoding proteasome assembly chaperone family protein codes for the protein MAFVATRDSSFRILLKDGFKVRPGSAFFCGFHGLGEVGFLSTAHLTRALNAERVGFIKSDMLPLFVSMENGRLALPFEIYSHEKMVFLVPRFQPHQSEQWQFIDQLAKWIVEQDFSEVVLLGGLDASFKEDEEDMRCVPTTAYLPLMQKWSIPLLEEGLFVAGPLALLLAELEMRDYPAIGLLTYATRGRPDPGSAAKMLEKINEIYDINANVDQLLEESKEIERLEKMRKSIESDDRTTDMFV